ttcctctgtccagtctcagcgTTAACAgtaaagaggtgactccaggatgctggtcttctaggcagagttcctctgtccagtctcaacatcaacagtgaagaggcgactctggaatgctggccttctaggcagagttcctctgtccagtctcaacgtcaacagtgaagaggcgactctggaatgctggccttctaggcagagttcctctgtacagtgtctgtgttcttttgcccatcttaatcttttatttttattggccagtctgagatatggctttttctttgcaactctgcctagaaggccagcatcaagGAGTCACCTCTTTATTGTTGACAttgaggctggtgttttgtgggtactatttaatgaagctgccagttgacgacttgtgaggcgtctgtttttcaaactagacactctaatgtacttgtcctcttgctcagttgtgcaccggggcctccctctcctctttctattctggttagagcctgtttcgcgctgttctgtgacgggagtagtacacagcattgtacgagatcttcagtttcttggcaatttctcacatggaataactTTTCTTTCTCAGaaaaagaatagactgacgagtttcagaagaaagttctttgtttgtggccattttgagcctgtaatcgaacccacaaatgctgatgctccagatactcaactagtctaaagaaggacaattgtattgcttctttaatcagaacaacagttttcagctgtgctaacataattgcaaaagggctttataatgtctacactgtgtttctgataAATTGTATATTTCATTGGTCATTTCAATGGACaataaatgtgcttttctttcaacaacaaggacatttctaattgaccccaaactttgaacGGTACTGTAACTATAGTCAGATCAGATCTATAACTATAGTCAAATCAGATCTATAGTCACATCAGATCTATAACTATAAACAGATGTATAACTAAAGTCAGATCAGATCTATAACTATAGTCAGATCACATCTGTAGTCACATCAGATCTATAACTATAGTCAGATGTATAACTATAATCAGATCAGATCTATAGTCAGATCAGATCTATAACTATAGTCAGATCAGATCTATAACTATAATCAGATGTATAACAATAGTCAGATCAGATCTATAACTATAGTCAGATCAGATCTATAGTCACATCAGATCTATAACTATAGTCAGATGTATAACTATAATCAGATCAGATCTATAGTCAGATCAGATCTATAACTATAATCAAATCAGATCTATAACTATAGTCAGATGTATAACTATAGTCAGATCAGATCTATAGTCACATCAGATATAACTATAGTCAGATGTATAACTATAATCAGATCAGATCTATAGTCAGATCAGATCTATAACTATAGTCAGATAAGATCTATAACTATAGTCAGATCAGATCTATAGTCACATCAGATCTATAACTATAGTCAGATGTATAACTATAATCAGATCAGATCTATAGTCAGATCAGATCTATAACTATAATCAAATCAGATCTATAACTATAGTCAGATGTATAACTATAGTCAGATCAGATCTATAACTATAGTCAGATCAGATCTATAGTCACATCAGCTATATAACTATAGTCAGATGTATAACTATAATCAGATCAGATCTATAGTCAGATCAGATCTATAGTCACATCAGCTATATAACTATAGTCAGATGTATAACTATAATCAGATCAGATCTATAGTCAGATCAGATCTATAACTATAGTCAGATCAGATCTATAACTACAGTCAGATTTATAACTATAGTCAGATCAGATCTATAACTACAGTCAGATATATAACTATAGTCAGATCAGATCTATAACTATAGTCAGATCAGATCTATAACTACAGTCAGATATATAACTATAGTCAGATCAGATCTATAACTATAGTCAGATCAGATCTATAACTATAGTCAGATCAGACCTATAACTACAGTCAGATATATAACTATAGTCAGATCAGATTTATAACTATAGTCAGATCAGATCTATAACTACAGTCAGATATATAACTATAGTCAGATCAGATCTATAACTATAGTCAGATCAGATCTATAACTACAGTCAGATATATAACTATAGTCAGATCAGATCTATAACTATAGTCAGATCAGATCTATAACTACAGTCAGATATATAACTATAGTCAGATCAGATTTATAACTATAGTCAGATCAGATCTATAACTACAGTCAGATTTATAACTATAGTCAGATCAGATCTATAACTACAGTCCGATTTATAACTATAGTCAGATCAGATCTATAACTACAGTCAGATATATAACTATAGTCAGATCAGATCTATAACTATAGTCAGATCAGATCTATAACTACAGTCAGATATATAACTATAGTCAGATCAGATCTATAGTCACATCAGATCTATAACTATAGTCAGATCAGATCTATAACTATAGTCAGATCAGATCTATAACTACAGTCAGATATATAACTATAGTCAGATCAGATCTATAACTATAGTCAGATCAGATCTATAACTACAGTCAGATATATAACTATAGTCAGATCAGATGTATAACTATAATCAGATCAGATCTATAGTCAGATCAGATCTATAactacagtcagatcagatctATAACTACAGTCAGATCAGATTTATAACTATAGTCAGATCAGATCTATAACTACAGTCAGATCTATAACCAGACATCAATAACTTTTGCTACATTATGAGTTCCTTGAAGAGGATGTATCTATAGTAATCTCACTAGCCTCATGGTGGAGGGGGGACTCCATCTTACCTCTCCTCAGTCTGGATCTTCGATCCACAGCCTCCAGGCAGAGAGTCTGTATCTTGGGGAATCAGAAAAAGCTCAGTCACAAAAAAGCTTAAACAATATCCTCCTCACAGTCACAAATGTAACTTCAGCAAACGCGTTAAAGTTTCAGAGTGCGCATGGAGAAGAGGTTCTGTGAGGTTTCGGATCTGTGCCTGCCTATGTTAGTTGGCTTGCCATGAGGCCACTGTGTACATTCCTGCTGCTAATAATATCTCAGCGGGCCGCGGTCCTCCCCGTCCTCTCATGTGACAGACAGTCCGCCGTGCGTCCTAGCGGTGTGTTTACTATGGCAGCAAAATGGCTCCTCTCTCAGCCCAGAGACtagagacctggggggttggtggtgggtggggaggcTCCTCTCCCAGCCCAGAGACTAGAGACCTGGGGGTTGGTGGAGGGGTCGCTCTCTCAGCCCAGAGACTACTAGAGACCTGGGGGGTTTGGTGGTGGGGGGTTGGTGATGGGGCTCCTCTCTCAgcccagagaccagagacctggGGGGTTTGGTGGATGGGCTCctctctcagaccagagactagagacctggggggttggTGGTGGGGCTGCTCTCTCAGCCTAGAGACTAGAGACCTGGGGGGGTTTGGTGGTGGGGGGTTGCTGGTGGGGCTCCTCTCTCAGCCCAGAGACTAGAGACCTGGGGggtttggtggtgggggggttgcTGGTGGGGCTCCTCTCTCAGCCCAGAGACTAGTGACCTGGGGGGTTTGGTGGTGGGGGGTTGGTGGTGGGGCTCCTCTCTCAGCCCAGAGACGAGAGACCTGGGGGGTTTGGTGGTGGGGGGTTGACCTGGGGGGGTTGGTGGTGGAGCTCCTCTCTCAGCCCAGAGACTAGAGACCTGGGGGGTTGATGGTGGGGCTGCTCTCTCAGCCCAGAGACTAGAGACCTGGGGGGTTTGGTGGTGGTGGGTTGCTGGTGGGGCACCTCTCTCAGCCCAGAGACTAGTGACCTggggggtgtggtggtggggggttggTGGTGGGGCTCCTCTCTCAGCCCAGAGACGAGATACTTGGGGGGTTTGGTGGTGGGGGGTTGACCTGGAGGGGTTGGTGGTGGAGCTCCTCTCTCAGCCCAGAAACTAGAGACCTGGGGGGTTGATGGTGGGGCTGCTCTCTCAGCCCAGAGACTAGAGTCCTGGGGGGTTTGGTGGTGGGGGGTTGCTGGTGGGGCACCTCTCTCAGCCCAGAGACTAGTGACCTGGGGGGTTTGGTGGTGGGGGGTTGACCTGGGGGGGTTTCTGGTGGGGCACCTCTCTCAGCCCAGAGACTAGTGACCTGGGGggtttggtggtgggggggtttGGTGGTGGGGGGTTGGTGGTGGGGCTCCTCTCCCAGCCCAGAGACTAGAGACCTGGGGGTTGGTGGAGGGGTCGCTCTCTCAGCCCAGAGACTACTAGAGACCTGGGGGGTTTGGTGGTGGGGGGTTGGTGATGGGGCTCCTCTCTCAgcccagagaccagagacctggGGGGTTTGGTGGATGGGCTCctctctcagaccagagactagagacctggggggttggTGGTGGGGCTGCTCTCTCAGCCTAGAGACTAGAGACCTGGGGGGGTTTGGTGGTGGGGGGTTGCTGGTGGGGCTCCTCTCTCAGCCCAGAGACTAGAGACCTGGGGggtttggtggtgggggggttgcTGGTGGGGCTCCTCTCTCAGCCCAGAGACTAGTGACCTGGGGGGTTTGGTGGTGGGGGGTTGGTGGTGGGGCTCCTCTCTCAGCCCAGAGACGAGAGACCTGGGGGGTTTGGTGGTGGGGGGTTGACCTGGGGGGGTTGGTGGTGGAGCTCCTCTCTCAGCCCAGAGACTAGAGACCTGGGGGGTTGATGGTGGGGCTGCTCTCTCAGCCCAGAGACTAGAGACCTGGGGGGTTTGGTGGTGGGGGGTTGCTGGTGGGGCACCTCTCTCAGCCCAGAGACTAGTGACCTGGGGGGTTTGGTGGTGGGGGGTTGGTGGTGGGGCTCCTCTCTCAGCCCAGAGACGAGATACTTGGGGGGTTTGGTGGTGGGGGGTTGACCTGGAGGGGTTGGTGGTGGAGCTCCTCTCTCAGCCCAGAAACTAGAGACCTGGGGGGTTGATGGTGGGGCTGCTCTCTCAGCCCAGAGACTAGAGTCCTGGGGGGTTTGGTGGTGGGGGGTTGCTGGTGGGGCACCTCTCTCAGCCCAGAGACTAGTGACCTGGGGGGTTTGGTGGTGGGGGGTTGACCTGGGGGGGTTTCTGGTGGGGCACCTCTCTCAGCCCAGAGACTAGTGACCTGGGGggtttggtggtgggggggtttggtggtggggggttggtggttggtggtggggCTCCTCTCTCAGCCCAGAGACTAGAGACCTGGGGGGTTGATGGTGGGGCTGCTCTCTCAGCCCAGAGACTAGTGACCTGGGGGGTTTGGTGGTGGGGGGTTGGTGGTGGGGCTCCTCTCTCAGCCCAGAGACGAGAGACATGGGGGGTTTGGTGGTGGGGGGTTGACCTGGGGGGGTTGGTGGTGGAGCTCCTCTCTCAGCCCAGAGACTAGAGACCTGGGGGGTTTGGTGGTGGGGGGTTGCTGGTGGGGCACCTCTCTCAGCCCAGAGACTAGTGACCTGGGGGGTTTGGTGGTGGGGGGTTGGTGGTGGGGCTCCTCTCTCAGCCCAGAGACTAGAGACCTGGGGGGTTGATGGTGGGGCTGCTCTCTCAGCCCAGAGACTAGAGACCTGGGGGGTTTGGTGGTGGGGGGTTGATGGTGGggctcctctctcagcccatAGACTAGAGACCTGGGGGGTTTGGTGGTGGAGGGTTGCTGGTGGGGCTCCTCTCTCAGCCCAGAAACTAGagacctgtggtgttgatggtggagCTGCTCTCTCAGCCCAGAGACTAGAGACCTTGGGGGTTTGGTGGTGGGGGGTTGGTGATGGGGCTCCTCTCTCAGCCCCAGAGACTAGAGACGTGGGGGGTTTGGTGGTGGGGGATTGCTGGTGGGGCTCCTCTCTCAGCCCAGAGACTagagagctgggggggggggggggggggggggggtgatggtggGGCTCCTCTCTCAGCCCAGAGACTAGATACTTGGGGGGTTTGGTGGTGGGGGGTTGACCTGGAGGGGTTGGTGGTGGAGCTCCTCTCTCAGCCCAGAAACTAGAGACCTGGGGGGTTGATGGTGGGGCTGCTCTCTCAGCCCAGAGACTAGAGTCCTGGGGGGTTTGGTGGTGGGGGGTTGCTGGTGGGGCACCTCTCTCAGCCCAGAGACTAGTGACCTGGGGGGTTTGGTGGTGGGGGGTTGACCTGGGGGGGTTTCTGGTGGGGCACCTCTCTCAGCCCAGAGACTAGTGACCTGGGGGGTTTGGTGGTGGGGGGTTGGTGGTGGGGCTCCTCTCTCAGCCCAGAGACTAGAGACCTGGGGGGTTGATGGTGGGGCTGCTCTCTCAGCCCAGAGACTAGTGACCTGGGGGGTTTGGTGGTGGGGGGTTGGTGGTGGGGCTCCTCTCTCAGCCCAGAGACGAGAGACATGGGGGGTTTGGTGGTGGGGGGTTGACCTGGGGGGGGTTGGTGGTGGAGCTCCTCTCTCAGCCCAGAGACTAGAGACCTGGGGGGTTTGGTGGTGGGGGGTTGCTGGTGGGGCACCTCTCTCAGCCCAGAGACTAGTGACCTGGGGGGTTTGGTGGTGGGGGGTTGGTGGTGGGGCTCCTCTCTCAGCCCAGAGACTAGAGACCTGGGGGGTTGATGGTGGGGCTGCTCTCTCAGCCCAGAGACTAGAGACCTGGGGGGTTTGGTGGTGGGGGTTGATGGTGGggctcctctctcagcccatAGACTAGAGACCTGGGGGGTTTGGTGGTGGGGGATTGCTGGTGGGGCTCCTCTCTCAGCCCAGAGACTAGAGACCTGGGGGGTTTGGTGGTGGGGGGTTGCTGGTGGGGCACCTCTCTCAGCCCAGAGACTAGTGACCTGGGGGGTTTGGTGGTGGGGGGTTGGTGGTGGGGCTCCTCTCTCAGCCCAGAGACTAGAGACCTGGGGGGTTGATGGTGGGGCTGCTCTCTCAGCCCAGAGACTAGAGACCTGGGGGGTTTGGTGGTGGGGGGTTGATGGTGGggctcctctctcagcccatAGACTAGAGACCTGGGGGGTTTGGTGGTGGAGGGTTGCTGGTGGGGCTCCTCTCTCAGCCCAGAAACTAGagacctgtggtgttgatggtggggcTGCTCTCTCAGCCCAGAGACTAGAGACCTTGGGGGTTTGGTGGTGGGGGGTTGGTGATGGGGCTCCTCTCTCAGCCCCAGAGACTAGAGACGTGGGGGGTTTGGTGGTGGGGGATTGCTGGTGGGGCTCCTCTCTCAGCCCAGAGACTagagagctggggggggggggggggggtgatggtggGGCTCCTCTCTCAGCCCAGAGACTAGATACTTGGGGGGTTTGGTGGTGGGGGGTTGACCTGGAGGGGTTGGTGGTGGAGCTGCTCTCTCAGCCCAGAGACTAGAGTCCTGGGGGGTTTGGTGGTGGGGGGTTGCTGGTGGGGCACCTCTCTCAGCCCAGAGACTAGTGACCTGGGGGGTTTGGTGGTGGGGGGTTGACCTGGGGGGGGTTCTGGTGGGGCACCTCTCTCAGCCCAGAGACTAGTGACCTGGGGGGTTTGGTGGTGGGGGGTTGGTGGTGGGGCTCCTCTCTCAGCCCAGAGACTAGAGACCTGGGGGGTTGATGGTGGGGCTGCTCTCTCAGCCCAGAGACTAGTGACCTGGGGGGTTTGGTGGTGGGGGGTTGGTGGTGGGGCTCCTCTCTCAGCCCAGAGACGAGAGACATGGGGGGTTTGGTGGTGGGGGGTTGACCTGGGGGGGGTTGGTGGTGGAGCTCCTCTCTCAGCCCAGAGACTAGAGACCTGGGGGGTTTGGTGGTGGGGGGTTGCTGGTGGGGCACCTCTCTCAGCCCAGAGACTAGTGACCTGGGGGGTTTGGTGGTGGGGGGTTGGTGGTGGGGCTCCTCTCTCAGCCCAGAGACTAGAGACCTGGGGGGTTGATGGTGGGGCTGCTCTCTCAGCCCAGAGACTAGAGACCTGGGGGGTTTGGTGGTGGGGGGTTGCTGGTGGggctcctctctcagcccatAGACTAGAGACCTGGGGGGTTTGGTGGTGGGGGGTTGCTGGTGGGGCTCCTCTCTCAGCCCAGAGACTAGTGACCTGGGGGGTTTGGTGGTGGGGGGTTGGTGGTGGGGCTCCTCTCTCAGCCCAGAGACTagagagctgggggggggggggggggggggggtgatggtggGGCTCCTCTCTCAGCCCAGAGACTAGAGACCTGGGGGGGTTGGTGGTGGGGCTCCTCTCTCAGCCCAGAGACTAGAGACCTGGGGGGGTTGATGGTGGGGTTGCTCTCAGCCCAGAGACTAGAGACCTGGGGGGGTTGGTGACGGGTGTGGGGGCTCTTCTCCCAGTCCAGAGACTAGAGACCTGAGGGGGTtggtggtgggtggggggggcTCCTCTCTCAGCACAGACACTAGTGACCTGGGGGGTTGGTGGGGGGGCTCCTCTCTCAGCCCTGAGACTAGAGACCTGGGGGGGCTCCTCTCTCAgcccagagaccagagacctgggggggggggggggggctcctctCTCAGCCCAGAGAATAACGACACGGGGGGTTGGTGGTGGGGCTCCTCTTTCAGCCCTGAGACtagagacctggggggggggggctcctctctcagcccagagactagagacctgggggggggggctcctcTCTCAGCCCAGAGACTAGAGACCTGGGGGGGTTTGGTGGGGGGGCTCTTCTCTCAACCCAGAGAATACAGACCTGGGGGTTTGGTGGTTAGGTAACAGGGCAGGCAGGGCGCTGCGGTGGGCTGGCTGACTGGTGTAACCCAGGAAGCTGGTAAATATAGTCCAGCGCTGATGGGTGGGGACCTAAGGCTGAGCAGGGCAAACAGCTGAAACTCCAAGGCCTGGTTACCTTGCAGTGTTCATTTTGGTCAGAATTTTCAGTCAGAATGATCATATGCGTTTTGGTTGTGTTGGGGGTGGAACTTGAATCTAGGCCTTAGTTTAGTCTTAGTCATGTCGACTAACATTTCAAGTTTTTGTcacatttttgtcatttgaatGATGATTTGGTCTAATTATTGTAATAATGACAGAAACAATGGGACACATTAGTCAACTAAATGACCTTGAGTCACAACACATTTCTATTGCCTCCTATAGTAATAAATCACTGACATCCATGTGCACAAGCACACATACAGTTAAGGTCGGAggtttacattcaccttagccaaatacatttaaactccatttttcacaattcctgacattttatcctagtagaaattccctgttttaggtcagttaggatcaccactttattttaagaatgtgaaatgtcagaataatagtagagagaatgatttatttcagatttgattcccagtggctcagaagtttacatacactcgatgagtatttggtagcattgcctttaaatggttgaACTTGGGACAAacgtttcgggaagccttccacaagcttcttccttgctgagcggcctttcaggttatgtcgatagaggactcgttttactgtggatatagatacttttgtacctgtttcctccagcatcttcacaaggttctttgctgatGTTCTAGGATTAATTTGcgcttttctcaccaaagtatgttcatctctaagagacagaacgagtctccttcctgagcggtatgacggctgcgtggtcccatggtgtttatactagcctactattgtttgtacagatgaacgtggttccttcaggtgtttggattgctcccaaggatgaaccagacttgtggaggtctacaattttttttctgaggtcttggctgatttcttttgattttcccatgatgtaacacaaagaggcactgagtttgaaggtaggccttgaaatacatccacaggtacacctccaattgactcaaattatgtcaattagcctatcagaagctcctaaagccatgacataattttctggaattttacaagctgtttaaaggcacagtcaacttaatgtatgtaaacttctgacccacaagaattgtgatacagtgaattataagtgaaataatctgtctgtaaacaattgttggaaaaatgacttgtgtcatgcaccaagtagatctcctaaccgacttgccaaaactatagtttgttaacaagaaatgtgtggagtggttgaaaaaaaagttttaatgacttcaacctaagtgtatgtaaacttaagacttcaactgtactctgtgttgttgttggtgtcgcactgctttgctttatcttggccaggtcgcaattgtaaatgagaactttttctcagctggcctacctggttaaataaaggtgttctcagctggcctccctggttaaataaaggtgttctcagctggcctccctggttaaataaaggtgttctcagctggcctccctggttaaataaaggtgttctcagctggcctacctggttaaataaaggtgttctcagctggcctccctggttaaataaaggtgttctcagctggcctccctggttaaataaaggtgttctcagctggcctccctggttaaataaaggtgttctcagctggcctccctggttaaataaaggtgttctcagctggcctccctggttaaataaaggtgttctcagctggcctccctggttaaataaaggtgttctcagctggcctccctggttaaataaaggtgttctcagctggcctacctggttaaataaaggttaaataaatcatatttaAAAAAGAGCTGATGTTTTTCCTTTTTCAGCAGGTCATACCAGCAGAGGCTGCTGGAGGCAATAGAACTGTATCAAACAGGTGGTTCCCATGTTGTTTTCCATGTGGTttacatgtggtttccatgttgttttccatgtggtttccatGTTGTTTTCCATGTTGTTTTCCATGTTGTTTCCATGTTGTTTTCCATGTTGTTTCCATGTTGTTTTCCATGTTGGTTTCCATGTtgttttccatgtggtttccagGTGGTttacatgtggtttccatgtggtttccaGGTGGTTTCCATGTTGGTTtccatcaaattaaatcaaattaatttatatagcccttcgtacatcagctgatatctcaaagtgctgtacagaaacccagcctaaaaccccaaacagcaagcaatgcaggtgtagaagcacggtggctaggaaaaactccctagaaaggccaaaacctaggaagaaacctagagaggaaccaggctatgtggggtggccagtcctcttctggctgtgccgggtggagattataacagaacatggccaagatgttcaaatgttcataaatgaccagcatggtccaataataataaggcagaacagttgaaactggagcagcagcacggccagcagcacggaagtactccagatataacaaactgaccctaggccaccgacacaaactactgcagcataaatactggaggctgagacaggaggggtcaggagacactgtggccccatccgaggacacccccggacagggccaaacaggaaggatataaccccaccaactttgccaaagcacagcccccacaccactagagggatatcttcaaccaccaatttaccatcctgagacaaggctgagtatagcccacaaagatctccgccacggcacaacccaaggggttaCAAAATTACAATTTCAACAGAAGATTACTGTTGGTCTAACCAGCAAAGGAGAACAGAGATTTGGGGAGTTATTTACGGAGAATAAATGAAGGGGAAACCTAAATACTTCAGCACCTGTTCCTCAGCACCTGTTCCTCGGCACCTGTTCCTCAGCACCTGTTCCTCAGCACCTGTTCCTCAGCACCTGTTCCTCAGCACctgtttccatgtggttgataccattcctttgactccatttcagccattactatgagccgtcctcccctcagcacaTTCTGCTGTGTTCTACACGCTGTAGCATATTTAAACGTTGCATACTGCTGAACGCACCCCAGGTTGTTAGATACAGCCAgctgatgaggtaacatgactGTAGGCTAAACAAGTCCGGTCTGCAAGTAGCCTAGCTTAGAACGGCCGAGATGCTTTATGAACATAAAGTGCGACCTGCCACGATAGAGAGAACAAAAGGTAGCAGTGGTGTTATGGGTCATGTCTTTTGAAGGGTGACTAGAATGAAGCTGTTTTCtctgaggaaaagagggagacttAGCTAAGTTAGGCTACAGAACCTGTATTTGAAATTCTAAATGTGGGAGAGTTGAGCGAgactacaaatacaaacacaGCCTACTTTTCTATAGCCTCCTCAAGGGAGAGAAAAACATAGCATGACTGTTGTTTAACTATTAAACTCAACGCTGCGATTGCTTTTAATTTTGTAAAGCAGCTTGTatttcttaaaacctcttaaggatccgcccctttttaaAAAATTTGGctaaaataacatacccaaatctaactgcctgtagctcaggacctaaaataacatacccaaatctaactgcctgtagctcaggacctaaaataacatacccaaatctaactgcctgtagctcaggacctaaaataacatacccaaatctaactgcctgtagctcaggacctaaaataacatacccaaatctaactgcctgtagctcaggacctaaaataacatacccaaatctaactgcctgtagctcaggacctaaaataacatacccaaatctaactgcctgtagctcaggacctgaagcaaggatatgcatattcttagaaccatttgaaaggaaacactttgaagtttgtggtaatgtgaaaggaatgtaggagaatataacacaatggatctggtaaaagataatacaaagaaaaaacaaccgttcttttgtatttccTTTGTACCATCagctttgaaatgcaagagaaaggccataatgtattattccagcccaggtgcaatttagattttgaccactagatggcagcagtgtgtgtgtgtgaagttttcgattgatccaatgaaccattgtatttctgtcaaaaatgttgtatcaagacttcccaaatgtgcctaattggtttattaataacttttcttGTTCAAAACGATGCGCTCTCTTCacacaatagcatg
This genomic window from Oncorhynchus clarkii lewisi isolate Uvic-CL-2024 chromosome 32, UVic_Ocla_1.0, whole genome shotgun sequence contains:
- the LOC139391600 gene encoding uncharacterized protein: MNTASSLVSGLREEPHHQPPTTKPPRSLVSGLREEPHQQPPTTKPPRSLVYGLREEPHQQPPTTKPPRSLVSGLREQPHHQPPRSLVSGLREEPHHQPPTTKPPRSLVSGLREVPHQQPPTTKPPRSLVSGLREELHHQPPPGQPPTTKPPMSLVSGLREEPHHQPPTTKPPRSLVSGLREQPHHQPPRSLVSGLREEPHHQPPTTKPPRSLVSGLREVPHQNPPQSLGLREEPHHQPPTTKPPRSLVSGLREQPHHQHHRSLVSGLREEPHQQPSTTKPPRSLVYGLREEPHHQPPTTKPPRSLVSGLREQPHHQPPRSLVSGLREEPHHQPPTTKPPRSLVSGLREVPHQQPPTTKPPRSLVSGLREEPHQQSPTTKPPRSLVSGLREEPHHQPPTTKPPRSLVSGLREVPHQQPPTTKPPRSLVSGLREELHHQPPPGQPPTTKPPMSLVSGLREEPHHQPPTTKPPRSLVSGLREQPHHQPPRSLVSGLREEPHHQPPTTKPPRSLVSGLREVPHQKPPQSLGLREEPHHQPPTTKPPRSLVSGLREQLHHQHHRSLVSGLREEPHQQPSTTKPPRSLVYGLREEPHHQPPTTKPPRSLVSGLREQPHHQPPRSLVSGLREEPHHQPPTTKPPRSLVSGLREVPHQQPPTTKPPRSLVSGLREELHHQPPQVNPPPPNPPCLSSLG